A window of the Negativicutes bacterium genome harbors these coding sequences:
- a CDS encoding RNA methyltransferase — MQDLLSMQNPLIQEMRKLRQKKARRQSNLFLCEGIRSLEAAYSAAAQFDTLFVTAAALEKARIAGFCRQLSGAGVPVYRVSQRIIEALSQTETSQGIVAAIAPARHPLQELQAAMRILLLDRVQDPGNAGTALRSAAAFGFAAVVFLPGSVDPWSDKVIRASAGSIFQLLVMEAESEAAIIRRLQELHLPLVATALTGGIALADQPWLKQPLALAVGNEGQGISDSLLQAADYRLTIPMIGPAESLNVAVATGILLFKMMPNQP, encoded by the coding sequence ATGCAGGACCTTCTATCCATGCAGAATCCCCTGATCCAGGAAATGCGCAAACTGCGGCAAAAAAAAGCGCGCCGGCAAAGCAATCTTTTCTTATGTGAAGGCATTCGCAGTCTGGAGGCGGCTTACTCTGCCGCGGCGCAGTTCGACACGCTGTTTGTCACAGCAGCTGCGCTGGAGAAAGCGCGCATTGCCGGGTTCTGCCGGCAGCTGAGCGGCGCGGGTGTGCCTGTTTATCGGGTCAGTCAGCGCATCATCGAAGCGCTGAGCCAGACCGAAACCAGCCAGGGAATCGTTGCAGCCATCGCACCTGCCAGGCATCCTCTGCAGGAGCTGCAGGCAGCGATGCGGATTCTGCTGCTCGACCGCGTGCAGGATCCCGGTAACGCCGGTACGGCTTTGCGCAGTGCGGCGGCGTTTGGTTTTGCTGCTGTCGTCTTTCTGCCCGGCAGTGTCGACCCTTGGAGTGATAAAGTAATCCGGGCTTCCGCCGGTTCAATCTTCCAGCTGCTGGTGATGGAAGCCGAGAGTGAAGCGGCAATCATCCGCCGGCTGCAGGAATTGCATTTGCCCTTAGTTGCAACGGCACTGACCGGCGGCATTGCATTGGCCGATCAGCCCTGGCTGAAGCAACCGCTCGCCCTGGCCGTCGGCAATGAAGGTCAGGGAATTTCCGACTCGCTTTTACAGGCTGCCGATTATCGGCTGACCATTCCGATGATCGGGCCGGCGGAATCGCTGAATGTTGCGGTGGCAACCGGAATTCTTCTCTTTAAAATGATGCCGAATCAGCCCTGA
- the rplT gene encoding 50S ribosomal protein L20, with translation MRIKRGMISHRKHGKILKLARGYRGSKSKQFRVANQAVMKAGFYARRDRRVRKRDFRKLWIARINAAARMNGLSYSRMINGLKKANVEVNRKMLADLAISDMNGFVQFVEVAKVELAK, from the coding sequence ATGAGAATAAAACGCGGTATGATTTCCCATCGCAAACATGGGAAAATCTTAAAGCTGGCCCGTGGCTACAGGGGTTCTAAAAGCAAGCAATTCAGAGTAGCAAACCAAGCCGTCATGAAGGCGGGTTTTTATGCGCGCCGTGACCGTCGTGTGCGTAAACGCGATTTTCGTAAGTTATGGATCGCCCGCATCAACGCTGCCGCCCGTATGAACGGCCTTTCCTACAGCCGCATGATCAATGGCCTGAAAAAAGCCAATGTCGAAGTAAACCGCAAAATGCTGGCTGATTTGGCAATCAGTGATATGAACGGTTTTGTGCAGTTCGTGGAAGTAGCCAAAGTTGAATTAGCGAAATAG
- the rpmI gene encoding 50S ribosomal protein L35: MPKIKTHRGAAKRLRKTGTGLVTRKHAYHRHKALCKSAKQKRQLRFSTVVDKTDQRTMSRLIPYL, translated from the coding sequence ATGCCTAAGATTAAGACACACAGAGGAGCCGCAAAGCGCCTCCGTAAAACCGGCACCGGTTTAGTGACCCGTAAACATGCTTATCACCGCCATAAAGCGTTGTGCAAGTCTGCCAAGCAAAAACGCCAATTGCGTTTTTCAACCGTTGTCGATAAAACCGATCAACGCACGATGAGCCGTTTGATTCCTTATCTTTAA
- the infC gene encoding translation initiation factor IF-3 — protein sequence MNEDIKAREVRVIDENGEQLGILSIRDAIRLAQERSLDLVRVAAAAVPPVCRIMDYGKFRYEQSKQDREAKKKQKVINIKEVRVTPTIEDHDLEVKMKACVRFLQDGDKVKATVRFRGREIAHAGLGKIALDKLAEGVAEVGVIEKPARMEGRNMIMIIAPK from the coding sequence ATTAACGAGGACATTAAGGCCAGAGAAGTTCGTGTCATTGATGAAAACGGCGAACAATTGGGTATTTTGAGCATCAGAGACGCGATACGCTTAGCGCAAGAGCGTAGTTTAGACCTCGTTCGTGTGGCCGCAGCGGCCGTTCCGCCGGTATGCCGCATCATGGATTACGGCAAGTTCAGATATGAACAGAGCAAACAGGACCGGGAAGCCAAGAAAAAACAAAAAGTGATCAACATTAAGGAGGTTCGGGTCACCCCAACCATCGAGGATCATGATTTGGAAGTCAAGATGAAAGCCTGTGTCCGTTTTTTGCAGGACGGTGACAAAGTGAAAGCAACGGTTCGTTTTCGCGGCCGTGAAATCGCTCATGCCGGTTTGGGCAAGATTGCCCTGGATAAATTGGCTGAAGGCGTCGCCGAAGTGGGTGTGATTGAAAAACCGGCCCGCATGGAAGGCCGCAATATGATCATGATTATCGCACCGAAATAG
- a CDS encoding glycine--tRNA ligase: MTEVTMDKLVALCKIRGYVYPGSDIYGGLANTWDYGPLGVELKNNIKKIWWKKFIQETDSNVGLDAGILMNPETWVASGHVGGFSDPLMDCRKCKSRYRADKLIEDYAAGNGEYFSADGWSNEEMQRYIEEHQIACPQCGAVDYTDIRQFNLMFQTHQGVTDDSNSLVYLRPETAQGIFVNFKNVLISSRRKPPFGIGQIGKAFRNEITPGNFIFRVREIEQMELEFFCKPGIGEDSEDRQWFAYWRQFCYDFLISLGAKPEQLRMRDHDSKELAHYAKATTDIEYLFPFGWGELWGIAHRSDYDLRVHQQHSGKDLRVLDPKTNEKYLPYCIEPSVSVERLTLMFLANAYDEERLPDGDVRQILHLHPALAPVKVAILPLSKKLAAPAEALFRQLRKEWQVEYDEAGSIGKRYRRWDEAGTPFCVTLDFQTEEDHCVTVRMRDSMEQIRIPTDQLKAWLAEHLAF, translated from the coding sequence ATGACAGAAGTGACAATGGATAAACTGGTGGCGCTCTGTAAGATCAGAGGTTACGTCTATCCCGGTTCGGATATCTACGGCGGGCTGGCCAACACCTGGGACTATGGTCCTTTGGGTGTGGAACTAAAGAATAACATCAAGAAAATCTGGTGGAAGAAATTCATTCAGGAAACAGACAGCAATGTCGGTTTGGATGCGGGCATCCTGATGAATCCGGAAACCTGGGTGGCTTCCGGCCATGTCGGCGGTTTTTCCGATCCCCTGATGGATTGTCGCAAATGCAAAAGCCGCTATCGGGCGGATAAGCTAATTGAAGATTACGCTGCCGGAAACGGCGAGTATTTTTCCGCCGATGGCTGGAGCAATGAAGAAATGCAGCGCTATATCGAAGAGCATCAGATTGCCTGTCCGCAGTGCGGCGCCGTAGATTATACCGATATCCGTCAGTTCAACTTAATGTTCCAAACGCATCAGGGGGTGACCGACGACAGCAATTCTTTGGTCTATTTGCGGCCGGAGACGGCGCAGGGGATTTTTGTCAACTTTAAAAATGTCCTGATTTCCAGCCGGCGCAAACCCCCCTTCGGCATCGGGCAGATCGGTAAAGCTTTCCGTAATGAAATCACACCCGGTAACTTTATCTTTCGGGTCAGAGAAATTGAACAAATGGAATTGGAATTCTTCTGCAAACCGGGAATTGGCGAAGACAGCGAGGATAGGCAGTGGTTCGCCTATTGGCGGCAATTCTGCTATGACTTTCTGATCAGCCTGGGAGCAAAGCCGGAACAGCTGCGTATGCGGGATCATGACAGCAAAGAATTGGCGCATTATGCCAAAGCGACCACGGATATTGAGTATCTGTTCCCGTTTGGCTGGGGTGAATTATGGGGGATTGCCCATCGCAGCGATTATGATCTGCGTGTACATCAGCAGCACTCCGGTAAGGATCTGCGGGTTCTGGATCCAAAAACCAATGAAAAGTATCTGCCTTATTGCATCGAACCTTCTGTCAGTGTGGAACGTCTGACGCTGATGTTTCTAGCCAATGCCTATGATGAGGAACGACTGCCCGACGGTGATGTCCGTCAGATCTTGCATCTGCATCCGGCTTTGGCACCGGTCAAGGTGGCGATTCTGCCGCTCTCCAAGAAGTTAGCCGCACCCGCCGAGGCTCTGTTCCGTCAGCTGCGCAAGGAATGGCAGGTAGAATACGATGAAGCCGGCAGCATCGGCAAACGTTATCGCCGCTGGGATGAAGCCGGTACGCCTTTTTGTGTCACTCTGGATTTCCAAACCGAAGAAGATCACTGTGTGACGGTGCGGATGCGGGATTCAATGGAACAGATCCGCATTCCAACGGATCAGTTGAAAGCTTGGCTGGCAGAACATCTGGCCTTCTGA
- the trpS gene encoding tryptophan--tRNA ligase — MKQQKRILTGDRPTGKLHLGHYVGSLANRVALQHEYDTFLIIADTQALTTNWDQPERLAASIRQVTEDYMAIGIDPAIATIFIQSMIPQLAELTMFYGNFVSVNVLRHNPTIKTEAEQYGYHDLNYGFLGYPVSQAADITFCKADLVPVGQDQMPHIELTRKIARRFNELYAPVLVVPEGLVGKVGRLPGLDGKAKMSKSLDNCIYLSDSAKEVAAQINKAVTDPERIRATDPGHPAVCTVYLYHQTFNAEESAEICEDCKAGRMGCVACKKRLTAKLNELLEPMRERRIPYQNQPQLLDEILMAGTRRAEEVAKETMREVRDAMRISYFK, encoded by the coding sequence ATGAAACAGCAAAAAAGAATTCTCACCGGTGATCGGCCAACCGGAAAATTGCACTTAGGCCATTATGTCGGCTCGCTGGCCAATCGTGTGGCATTGCAGCATGAATATGATACATTTCTGATTATCGCCGACACGCAGGCGCTGACGACCAATTGGGATCAGCCGGAGCGCCTGGCGGCTTCCATCCGTCAAGTCACCGAAGATTATATGGCAATCGGAATTGATCCCGCGATCGCCACGATTTTTATCCAATCCATGATTCCGCAGCTGGCCGAACTGACCATGTTTTACGGCAATTTTGTTTCCGTCAATGTGCTGCGCCATAACCCTACCATCAAAACGGAAGCGGAACAGTACGGTTATCATGACCTGAATTACGGCTTTCTCGGTTATCCCGTTTCACAGGCAGCGGATATTACGTTCTGTAAAGCAGACCTGGTGCCGGTCGGTCAGGACCAAATGCCTCATATCGAGCTGACGCGGAAAATCGCCCGCCGCTTCAATGAACTGTATGCGCCGGTTCTGGTTGTACCGGAGGGGCTGGTTGGCAAAGTCGGCCGCTTGCCTGGTCTGGACGGCAAAGCCAAGATGTCCAAAAGCCTGGATAATTGCATCTACTTATCCGACAGCGCCAAAGAAGTCGCCGCGCAGATCAATAAGGCCGTGACGGATCCGGAACGCATCCGGGCAACCGATCCGGGGCACCCTGCTGTTTGTACCGTTTACTTATATCATCAAACCTTTAACGCGGAAGAATCAGCGGAAATCTGTGAGGATTGCAAAGCCGGCAGGATGGGCTGCGTAGCCTGCAAAAAACGCCTGACCGCCAAACTTAACGAATTGCTGGAGCCGATGCGGGAGCGGCGGATTCCTTATCAGAATCAACCGCAATTGTTGGATGAGATCCTGATGGCCGGCACGCGGCGCGCCGAGGAAGTTGCCAAAGAGACAATGCGGGAAGTCCGCGATGCCATGCGGATTTCTTATTTTAAATAA
- the trmL gene encoding tRNA (uridine(34)/cytosine(34)/5-carboxymethylaminomethyluridine(34)-2'-O)-methyltransferase TrmL: MSIHIVLYQPEIPPNTGNIARLCAATDSVLHLVKPLGFSLEDKYLKRAGLDYWQYLRLEIHQDWQAFLQTYTGKRMFFATTKGHTAYHHMAYRDEDFLVFGPETRGLPPEVLSLKPDHNIRIPILAETRSLNLSNAVAIILFEALRQTGFDQLCDGEI; encoded by the coding sequence ATGTCAATCCATATTGTGCTCTATCAGCCGGAAATTCCACCCAATACCGGCAACATTGCCAGACTCTGTGCGGCAACCGACTCGGTGCTGCATTTGGTCAAACCGTTGGGGTTTTCCTTAGAAGACAAATACCTGAAGCGTGCAGGTCTGGACTATTGGCAGTATCTGCGCCTGGAAATCCATCAGGACTGGCAGGCTTTCCTGCAAACCTACACCGGCAAACGCATGTTCTTTGCTACCACCAAAGGGCATACCGCCTATCATCATATGGCATATCGGGATGAAGATTTTCTGGTTTTCGGACCGGAAACCAGAGGATTGCCGCCGGAGGTTTTGAGTCTCAAGCCGGATCATAATATCCGTATCCCGATTTTAGCCGAAACGCGATCACTCAACTTATCCAATGCGGTAGCGATAATCCTCTTCGAAGCCTTGCGTCAAACCGGGTTTGATCAGCTCTGCGACGGAGAAATCTGA
- the alaS gene encoding alanine--tRNA ligase, giving the protein MTGDQIRKTFLDFFAERGHLVLPSASLVPVDDPSLLMIGAGMAPFKPYFTGIAKPPAVRVCSVQKCIRTPDIENVGKTGRHATCFEMLGNFSFGDYFKKEAIRWAWEFLTQTIELDANRLYITVHRDDQEAYAIWRQEIGVAADHIFLGDQDNFWEVGIGPCGPDSEIFYDQGPEFSCGKPDCGMGCSCDRYLEIWNLVFTQFDRDEDGNYHPLERKCIDTGLGLDRLAAVLQSVPSVFEIDLNRPVLDLLIRRSGVWYDGKSAASLALKIIVDHVRGVTFMIGDGILPGNEGRGYVLRRLLRRAVRYGRLVGLKDAFMAEVAGQVIDCMKVGYPDLAEKRAFILKVVELEEKRFGETLESGLALLQQYVEQMKEKKETCLNGSIAFKLHDTFGFPLELTEELLAEQGMSADIAGFQQEMTQQRNRARAARQDVDAMGAGKADLSRVSSRFTGYQTEQNQAVIVGLYQEGNAMEMAGDGEEVDLILDRTPFYAESGGQVGDTGYLESGELRHTVRNTLKESGVTLLKVKVNQRLGVGDQVLAVVDHERRLAIARHHSATHLLQQALRQVLGEHLHQAGSEVSSERIRFDFSHFSAVEPAQLQQIEHLVNAAVLEDVAVVTEEMPVDAAKNRGAMALFGEKYGKIVRVVGMGSSLELCGGTHVQRTGQIGSFKILSEAGIGSGLRRIEAVAGWKSSEYFAKKEQLLGEISGILKSKEEDLPVRLQQLLQQNKELGKKLEALQAERNAEAVSVLLKKAVQVAGVTLLVAQVKAEKTDDLRQMADVLRDKMGSGIVMLGSEIDGNASLLAAATKDLNGKFHAGNLIREIAKLVGGGGGGRPDLAQAGGKNPEKLPEALQQVAAIVAKQLQK; this is encoded by the coding sequence TTGACAGGTGATCAGATCAGAAAAACTTTCCTCGATTTCTTTGCGGAAAGAGGGCATTTGGTGCTGCCAAGCGCATCCCTGGTTCCGGTCGACGACCCCAGCTTACTCATGATCGGAGCGGGTATGGCTCCCTTCAAACCTTATTTCACCGGTATTGCCAAACCGCCGGCAGTCAGAGTCTGTTCGGTGCAGAAGTGTATTCGCACCCCGGATATCGAAAATGTTGGCAAAACAGGCAGACACGCAACCTGTTTTGAAATGCTGGGCAATTTTTCTTTCGGTGATTATTTTAAGAAAGAAGCCATCCGGTGGGCCTGGGAATTTTTAACGCAAACGATCGAGTTGGATGCCAATCGGCTCTATATTACCGTGCATCGCGATGATCAGGAGGCTTACGCTATCTGGCGTCAGGAAATCGGCGTCGCGGCAGATCATATATTCTTAGGCGATCAGGATAATTTTTGGGAAGTCGGTATCGGTCCCTGTGGACCCGATTCGGAAATTTTCTATGATCAGGGTCCGGAATTCAGCTGCGGGAAACCGGATTGCGGCATGGGCTGCAGCTGCGATCGCTATCTGGAGATCTGGAATCTGGTTTTCACCCAGTTTGATCGTGACGAAGACGGCAATTATCATCCTTTGGAGAGAAAATGTATCGATACCGGCTTAGGACTCGATCGTCTGGCGGCTGTGCTGCAGAGCGTGCCTTCTGTATTTGAAATTGATCTCAACCGGCCGGTGCTGGATCTTCTTATCCGGCGCAGCGGCGTTTGGTATGACGGCAAGAGTGCGGCGAGCCTGGCTTTGAAAATCATTGTGGATCATGTGCGCGGCGTTACCTTTATGATCGGCGATGGGATTTTACCCGGCAACGAAGGACGAGGTTATGTTTTGCGCCGCCTACTGCGCCGCGCGGTTCGCTACGGCCGTTTGGTTGGCCTAAAGGATGCATTTATGGCGGAAGTTGCCGGTCAGGTAATCGACTGTATGAAAGTCGGTTATCCGGATTTGGCAGAAAAGCGCGCATTTATTCTGAAAGTTGTGGAATTGGAAGAAAAACGCTTCGGGGAGACCCTGGAATCGGGTCTTGCCTTGCTGCAACAATACGTGGAACAGATGAAAGAAAAAAAGGAAACCTGTCTCAATGGCAGCATTGCTTTCAAACTGCATGATACCTTCGGTTTTCCGTTGGAATTGACCGAGGAATTGCTGGCAGAACAGGGGATGAGCGCAGATATCGCAGGTTTTCAGCAAGAAATGACCCAACAGCGCAACAGGGCGAGAGCGGCTCGTCAGGATGTCGATGCCATGGGAGCCGGCAAAGCGGATCTTTCCCGGGTCAGCAGTCGGTTTACCGGGTATCAAACAGAGCAGAATCAGGCTGTCATCGTTGGCCTTTATCAGGAAGGCAACGCCATGGAAATGGCCGGTGACGGCGAAGAGGTCGATCTGATTTTAGATCGAACCCCTTTTTATGCAGAAAGCGGCGGTCAGGTGGGAGATACCGGTTATCTTGAGAGCGGAGAACTGCGCCACACGGTCCGGAATACGCTGAAAGAAAGCGGCGTCACGCTGCTCAAGGTAAAAGTCAATCAGCGCCTTGGCGTAGGGGATCAGGTGCTTGCCGTTGTGGATCACGAGCGTCGCCTGGCGATTGCCCGTCATCATTCCGCCACCCACCTGCTGCAGCAGGCGCTGCGGCAGGTGCTGGGAGAACATCTGCATCAGGCCGGATCCGAGGTCAGTTCCGAGCGGATTCGCTTCGATTTCAGCCATTTTTCCGCGGTGGAGCCGGCGCAGCTGCAACAAATTGAACATCTGGTCAATGCCGCTGTTTTAGAGGATGTTGCGGTTGTGACGGAAGAAATGCCGGTCGATGCAGCCAAAAACAGGGGCGCCATGGCGCTGTTCGGCGAGAAGTACGGCAAAATCGTGCGTGTGGTCGGGATGGGTTCTTCTTTGGAGTTGTGCGGCGGCACGCATGTGCAGCGCACCGGTCAAATCGGCAGCTTCAAAATTCTTTCGGAAGCCGGCATTGGTTCCGGTTTGCGGCGGATCGAAGCCGTTGCCGGTTGGAAAAGCAGCGAATATTTTGCCAAAAAAGAACAATTGCTGGGCGAAATCAGCGGTATATTAAAAAGCAAAGAAGAGGATCTGCCTGTCCGGCTGCAGCAGTTGCTGCAGCAGAATAAAGAATTGGGGAAAAAGCTGGAAGCGCTGCAGGCGGAACGCAATGCGGAGGCCGTGTCGGTGCTGCTGAAAAAAGCAGTACAGGTGGCGGGGGTCACTTTGTTGGTCGCCCAAGTCAAAGCGGAAAAAACAGACGATCTGCGCCAAATGGCCGATGTGCTGCGCGATAAAATGGGCAGCGGAATCGTCATGCTGGGCAGCGAGATCGATGGCAATGCCAGCTTGCTGGCGGCGGCGACCAAAGACCTGAACGGTAAATTCCATGCCGGCAACCTGATCAGGGAAATTGCCAAATTGGTCGGAGGCGGCGGCGGCGGCCGGCCGGACCTGGCGCAGGCGGGCGGAAAAAATCCGGAGAAATTGCCGGAAGCCCTGCAGCAGGTTGCGGCGATCGTAGCCAAACAACTGCAGAAATAG
- a CDS encoding NAD(P)-dependent glycerol-3-phosphate dehydrogenase: protein MDKKIAVLGAGAWGTVIAKMLAENGHRVDLWSYDREVAQQINEEHQNQSFLPGVSLPDTIIAGVDLCAVLAEAKAVVNVVIAKGLRALLQQMPPDVQRLPWLSATKGLEPDTALRMSQIIIGMGKAKENQLAVLSGPNLAVEIAAASPASSVIGAVSKETALYFQELLMRPYFRIYISPDPIGVELGGALKNIIALAAGICDGLKLGDNAKAALIARGLAEISRLGCRLGADQETFAGLSGMGDLVATCASPHSRNRWCGEQLGLGRSLDDIMAGTKSVVEGVRTTTAVYQLAEQLDLDLPITRAVYGILYEGASARLQVEQLMNRMAKPENSDLALKKW, encoded by the coding sequence ATGGATAAGAAGATAGCGGTTTTAGGAGCCGGCGCCTGGGGTACGGTGATCGCCAAAATGCTGGCAGAGAACGGTCATCGGGTCGATCTCTGGAGTTACGACAGAGAGGTTGCCCAACAGATTAACGAAGAACATCAGAATCAGTCCTTTTTGCCGGGGGTGAGCTTGCCGGACACGATTATCGCCGGCGTTGATCTCTGCGCTGTACTCGCAGAGGCAAAAGCAGTTGTCAATGTGGTGATTGCCAAAGGGTTGCGCGCGCTTCTGCAGCAAATGCCGCCGGACGTGCAGCGGCTGCCCTGGCTCAGCGCAACCAAAGGCCTGGAGCCGGATACCGCTTTGCGTATGTCACAGATCATCATCGGGATGGGCAAAGCCAAAGAAAATCAACTGGCAGTCCTGTCCGGTCCGAATTTGGCAGTAGAAATTGCCGCTGCTTCTCCCGCTTCCAGTGTGATCGGTGCCGTCAGCAAAGAGACTGCGCTCTACTTTCAGGAATTGCTGATGCGTCCCTATTTTAGAATTTATATCAGTCCCGATCCGATCGGAGTGGAACTGGGCGGTGCGTTGAAGAACATCATCGCTCTGGCGGCGGGTATTTGTGATGGGCTCAAGCTGGGTGATAATGCCAAAGCGGCTCTGATTGCCAGGGGTTTGGCTGAGATCAGCCGTCTTGGCTGCCGGCTCGGCGCCGATCAGGAAACCTTTGCCGGCCTTTCCGGCATGGGCGATCTGGTCGCCACCTGCGCCAGTCCGCACAGCCGCAATCGCTGGTGCGGTGAACAGCTGGGTTTGGGACGCAGTTTAGATGATATCATGGCCGGCACCAAGTCAGTGGTGGAAGGTGTGCGCACCACGACAGCCGTCTACCAATTGGCAGAGCAGCTGGATCTGGATTTACCGATCACAAGAGCTGTTTATGGAATTCTCTATGAAGGCGCGTCAGCGCGCCTGCAGGTGGAACAGTTGATGAATCGCATGGCGAAACCGGAGAATTCCGATTTAGCGCTGAAAAAATGGTGA
- the der gene encoding ribosome biogenesis GTPase Der, which produces MRAIVAIVGRPNVGKSTLFNRLVGQRVAIVEDIPGITRDRLYGEAEWTGYHFNLIDTGGIEVEGSNDISVQIRKQAEIAIAEADTIVFMTDGKQGLQGDDKEIAEYLRRSKKPVLLVVNKIDNLEMVNAIYDFYELALGDPIEISADSGLNIGDLLDKIVATLPRLEEKEEDDDIIRISFIGRPNVGKSSLINAILGEQRVIVSDVPGTTRDAIDTPFERDGKKYILIDTAGMRRKSKIYENVEHYSVLRALRAVERSDVVMMVIDATAGVTEQDKRIAGYAHEQGRAMIIVMNKWDLVAKDTNTAEQETRKIRNELIFCTYAPVIFVSALTGQRMSRLLDMVDYVADQHSLRLQTSGLNDLLQEAMRLTPPPSMGSRRLKIYYVNQVATKPPLFVFFVNDPELAHFSYVRYLENKIRTTYGFEGTPIRLSFRQRERQ; this is translated from the coding sequence ATGAGAGCGATTGTAGCGATTGTTGGCCGCCCGAATGTGGGGAAATCCACCCTGTTTAACCGCTTAGTCGGTCAGCGTGTCGCCATTGTGGAAGATATTCCGGGGATTACCAGAGACCGCCTGTATGGCGAGGCCGAGTGGACCGGTTATCATTTCAACTTGATTGATACCGGTGGGATTGAGGTAGAAGGCAGCAATGATATTTCCGTCCAGATCAGAAAGCAGGCGGAAATAGCCATTGCCGAAGCAGACACGATCGTCTTTATGACGGACGGCAAGCAAGGCCTGCAGGGGGACGATAAGGAAATTGCCGAATACCTGCGCCGCTCCAAAAAGCCCGTGCTTCTGGTCGTCAATAAAATCGACAATCTGGAAATGGTCAATGCTATTTATGATTTTTATGAATTGGCTTTGGGTGATCCGATTGAAATATCCGCCGACAGCGGCTTAAATATCGGCGATCTGCTGGATAAAATCGTGGCTACCCTGCCGCGTCTGGAAGAGAAAGAAGAAGACGATGATATCATCAGAATCAGTTTTATCGGACGCCCCAATGTGGGCAAATCTTCTTTGATCAATGCGATTTTAGGCGAACAGCGTGTCATTGTCAGTGATGTCCCGGGTACAACCCGCGATGCTATTGATACGCCGTTCGAACGTGACGGCAAGAAATATATCCTGATCGACACGGCTGGTATGCGGCGGAAAAGTAAAATTTATGAAAATGTGGAACATTACAGTGTTTTAAGGGCGCTGAGAGCGGTCGAACGCTCCGATGTTGTGATGATGGTGATCGATGCGACGGCGGGAGTCACCGAACAGGATAAACGCATTGCCGGCTATGCGCACGAACAGGGCAGAGCGATGATCATCGTCATGAACAAATGGGATTTGGTAGCGAAAGACACCAACACCGCCGAACAGGAAACCAGAAAAATCCGCAATGAACTGATTTTCTGCACCTATGCGCCGGTGATCTTCGTTTCCGCCCTCACCGGGCAGAGAATGTCCCGTTTGCTGGATATGGTGGATTATGTGGCGGATCAGCATTCTTTGCGCCTGCAGACCAGCGGTCTCAACGATTTGCTGCAGGAAGCCATGCGTCTGACTCCGCCGCCGAGCATGGGCAGCCGCCGCTTGAAGATTTACTACGTCAATCAGGTTGCGACCAAGCCGCCGCTGTTTGTTTTCTTTGTCAACGACCCGGAATTGGCTCATTTTTCTTATGTTCGCTATCTGGAAAACAAGATACGCACTACCTATGGCTTTGAAGGAACGCCGATTCGGCTGTCCTTCCGTCAGCGCGAGAGGCAGTAA